A single window of Coffea eugenioides isolate CCC68of chromosome 7, Ceug_1.0, whole genome shotgun sequence DNA harbors:
- the LOC113778012 gene encoding MAP3K epsilon protein kinase 1-like isoform X2 produces the protein MSRQSTTPAFHKSKTLDNKYMLGDEIGKGAYGRVYKGLDLENGDFVAIKQVSLENIAQEDLNIIMQEIDLLKNLNHKNIVKYLGSLKTKTHLHIILEYVENGSLANIIKPNKFGPFPESLVAVYISQVLEGLVYLHEQGVIHRDIKGANILTTKEGLVKLADFGVATKLTEADVNTHSVVGTPYWMAPEVIEMSGVCAASDIWSVGCTVIELLTCVPPYYDLQPMPALFRIVQDDHPPIPDSLSPAITDFLQQCFKKDARQRPDAKTLLSHPWIQNSRRALQSSLRHSGTIRNIEEDDSDNEEISNGDDQSNVEDVSAEKGSRKELLSSEAAEVCTSSDKDGSGGNLFEDRADSAEDEAVSDQVPTLAIHEKKSIGSHSSRHAAGDETAPNLSEHQPSYPAVQDKVLMNGERESSELKTKGVVSEKLEDIENSVNGRHDSFAFGVKSQDSNSRKAVKASVISSQNELSRFSDTPGDASLDDLFHPLERNLGDRSAEASTSASSSNVNQTNVDSGKNDLATKLRATIAQKMENETGQANGGDLLRLMMGVLKDDPIDMDGLGFDDKLPAENLFHLQAVEFSRLVLSLRPEEPEDDVVAACQKLTAFFHQRPEQKIVFVTQHGLLPLIELLEVPRTRVICSVLQLLNQIIKDNSDFQENACLVGLIPVVMSFAVPDRPREVHMEAAYFLQQLCQSSSLTLQMFIACRGIPILVGFLEADYAKYREMVHLAIDGMWQVFKLQRSTPRNDFCRIAARNGILLRLINTLYSLNEATRLASIASGGGFPPDGLAPRPRSGSLDPSLLQSEVSHYGVDQPDHFKLKHGTLDHILPAGTQETARASVSQSPDARFFTLDTDRPQSSNTTLEASGSSKLSDSTPLDKVVSVAAKEFPVASSREKESTDRWKNDPSCIEFDPRQPRGAGMANRTSTDRPAKMTEGAPNGIFSATATQQENVRPLLSLLDKEPPSRHFSGQLEYVRHLTGLEKHESILPLLHASNEKKSNGLEFLMAEFAEVPVRERDNSNLDSLPRNSYKSANKKVGQPATIDGMASTSGLASQTASGVLSGSGVLNARPGSATSSGLLCHMVSPWNADVAREYLEKVADLLLEFARADTTVKSHMCSQSLLSRLFQMFNKIEPPILVKLLKCINQLSMDPHCLEQLQRADAIKYLIPNLDLKEGPLVSQIHHEVLHALFNLCKINKRRQEQAAENGIIPHLMQFIMSDSPLKQYALPLLCDMAHASRNSREQLRAHGGLDVYLSLLEDELWSVTALDSIAVCLAHDNDSKKVEQALLKKDAVQKLVKFFENCPEQHFLHILEPFLKIITKSSRINTTLAVNGLTPLLILRLHHQDAIARLNLLKLIKAVYEHHPRPKQLIVENDLPSKLQNLIEERRDGQSSGGQVLVKQMATSLLKALHINTVL, from the exons CAAGAGATTGATTTGCTTAAG AACTTGAATCACAAAAATATTGTAAAGTACTTGGGATCTTTGAAGACAAAGACTCATCTCCATATTATTCTTGA ATATGTGGAGAATGGTTCACTTGCCAACATAATCAAGCCCAATAAATTTGGACCCTTTCCAGAGTCTTTGGTTGCTGTTTACATATCTCAG GTTTTGGAAGGATTAGTGTATCTACATGAACAGGGTGTAATTCATCGGGACATCAAGGGTGCAAATATATTGACAACCAAAGAG GGTCTTGTCAAACTTGCAGACTTTGGAGTTGCAACAAAACTAACAGAGGCTGATGTTAATACACATTCAGTTGTTGGGACTCCATACTGGATGGCTCCTGAG gTCATTGAAATGTCTGGAGTTTGTGCTGCATCAGACATTTGGAGTGTTGGATGCACTGTTATTGAGCTTCTCACATGTGTACCCCCATATTATGATCTCCAGCCGATGCCTGCTCTCTTTCGAATTGTGCAG GATGACCATCCTCCTATACCAGATAGCTTATCTCCTGCTATTACAGATTTTCTGCAGCAATGCTTTAAGAAG GATGCTAGACAAAGGCCTGATGCCAAGACATTACTTTCACACCCTTGGATACAAAATTCAAGGCGTGCTTTACAATCATCGCTTCGTCATAGTGGAACAATAAG AAATATAGAGGAAGATGATTCAGATAATGAGGAAATATCAAATGGAGATGATCAGAGCAATGTTGAAGACGTTTCAGCTGAgaaa GGGTCTAGAAAGGAGTTGCTATCATCAGAAGCTGCTGAGGTTTGTACATCATCAGACAAAGATGGATCTGGTGGTAATCTTTTTGAGGACAGAGCAGATAGTGCTGAAGATGAAGCTGTATCAGATCAAGTCCCTACCTTGGCTATCCATGAAAAGAAGTCCATTGGGAGCCACTCAAGTAGACATGCTGCAGGTGATGAGACTGCTCCTAATTTGAGTGAGCATCAGCCATCCTATCCGGCTGTGCAGGACAAAGTGCTCATGAATGGTGAGCGGGAATCTTCTGAATTAAAAACAAAAGGTGTAGTGTCTGAAAAGCTTGAGGATATCGAAAATAGTGTAAATGGCAGGCATGATTCATTTGCATTTGGAGTAAAGAGCCAGGATTCTAATTCACGCAAG GCTGTCAAGGCTTCAGTAATCTCCAGTCAAAATGAGCTGAGTAGATTTAGTGACACTCCTGGAGACGCCTCCTTGGATGATTTGTTTCATCCACTTGAAAGGAATCTTGGGGATCGTTCGGCTGAAGCCTCAACATCTGCATCTTCATCAAATGTAAATCAAACTAATGTTGACTCTGGCAAGAATGATCTAGCAACAAAATTACGAGCTACCATTGCGCAAAAAATGGAGAATGAAACTGGGCAGGCAAATGGTGGTGATCTGCTTCGTCTGATGATGGGTGTTCTCAAAGACGATCCTATTGACATGGATGGTTTG GGTTTTGATGATAAGTTGCCAGCAGAAAATCTTTTTCACCTTCAG GCTGTAGAGTTCAGCAGGTTAGTGTTGTCATTGAGGCCAGAGGAACCAGAAGATGATGTTGTAGCTGCTTGTCAGAAGTTGACTGCTTTCTTTCACCAAAGGCCTGAGCAGAAAATTGTCTTTGTAACTCAGCATGGTTTACTTCCTCTGATAGAGTTACTTGAAGTTCCAAGAACTCGC GTAATATGTTCCGTGCTGCAACTTCTAAACCAGATAATCAAAGATAACAGTGACTTTCAGGAGAATGCTTGTCTTGTGGGTCTT ATCCCTGTTGTAATGAGCTTTGCTGTTCCTGATCGTCCTCGGGAAGTTCATATGGAAGCAGCTTATTTTCTGCAGCAACTGTGCCAGTCCAG CTCCTTGACATTGCAAATGTTTATTGCTTGCCGTGGGATTCCAATTCTTGTGGGCTTTCTGGAGGCGGATTATGCAAAATATAG GGAAATGGTTCATCTAGCTATTGATGGCATGTGGCAGGTATTCAAGCTTCAACGCTCAACCCCTCGAAATGATTTCTGTCGCATAGCTGCCAGAAATGGTATATTACTTAGGCTGATCAACACTCTTTATAGTTTAAATGAGGCTACTCGTCTAGCTTCTATAGCTAGTGGTGGTGGATTCCCACCAGATGGTTTGGCTCCACGGCCACGTTCTGGTTCGTTGGATCCTTCCTTGTTGCAGAGTGAGGTATCACATTATGGGGTTGATCAACCTGATCACTTTAAACTTAAGCATGGAACATTAGATCATATTTTGCCGGCTGGAACACAGGAAACAGCACGGGCTTCAGTTTCACAATCACCGGATGCCAGATTCTTTACTCTTGATACTGACAGACCGCAGTCAAGCAACACTACACTGGAAGCTTCAGGCAGTTCAAAATTGTCTGATTCAACACCTTTGGACAAAGTAGTCAGTGTGGCAGCAAAAGAATTTCCTGTTGCTAGTTCGAGAGAAAAAGAGAGTACAGATCGATGGAAAAATGATCCTTCCTGTATTGAATTTGATCCAAGGCAGCCGAGAGGTGCTGGTATGGCAAATAGAACATCCACGGATCGGCCAGCAAAAATGACTGAGGGTGCACCAAATGGAATTTTTTCAGCAACTGCTACCCAGCAAGAGAATGTTCGGCCACTTCTAAGTTTACTGGACAAGGAGCCACCATCACGTCATTTTTCTGGTCAGCTTGAGTACGTACGGCATCTGACTGGGCTGGAGAAACATGAAAGCATACTACCTCTTCTACATGCATCcaatgaaaaaaaatcaaacggGTTAGAGTTTTTGATGGCTGAATTTGCAG AGGTTCCTGTGCGTGAAAGGGATAACAGTAACTTGGATTCATTACCCAGAAATTCATACAAATCAGCAAACAAGAAGGTTGGACAACCAGCAACTATTGATGGAATGGCTTCTACGTCAGGACTTGCATCTCAGACTGCATCTGGGGTTCTGTCTGGCTCTGGGGTTCTAAATGCTAGACCAGGGAGTGCTACATCATCAGGGTTGCTTTGTCATATGGTATCACCTTGGAATGCTGATGTTGCCAGGGAATATCTGGAAAAAGTGGCAGATCTTCTTCTTGAGTTTGCTCGGGCAGACACAACTGTGAAATCCCATATGTGCAGCCAGAGTTTGCTTAGTCGTCTCTTCCAGATGTTCAATAAAATAGAGCCCCCTATTCTTGTGAAG TTATTGAAGTGCATCAATCAGCTATCAATGGATCCACACTGCTTAGAACAACTTCAGCGAGCAGATGCAATCAAATATTTGATTCCAAATCTTGATCTCAAAGAGGGTCCTCTTGTTTCTCAAATACATCACGAG GTCCTCCATGCACTCTTCAATCTCTGTAAGATCAATAAGAGGAGACAGGAACAGGCAGCAGAAAATGGGATCATTCCACATTTGATGCAATTTATCATGTCTGATTCACCACTAAAACAATATGCCTTGCCTCTGCTTTGCGATATGGCCCATGCTTCACGTAATTCAAGAGAACAGTTACGGGCTCATGGTGGGTTGGATGTGTACTTGAGCCTGCTAGAAGATGAGCTCTGGTCTGTCACGGCATTGGATTCTATTGCTGTTTGCTTGGCTCATGATAATGACAGCAAGAAGGTCGAACAAGCTTTACTAAAAAAGGATGCTGTGCAGAAACTGGTCAAGTTTTTCGAGAACTGTCCTGAACAGCATTTTCTGCATATACTGGAGCCTTTCTTGAAAATTATAAC GAAATCTTCCCGAATAAATACAACTCTTGCTGTTAATGGCTTGACGCCGCTGCTGATTTTAAGGCTACACCACCAGGATGCTATAGCCCGGTTGAATCTGCTGAAGCTAATAAAG GCTGTATATGAGCACCACCCTAGACCAAAGCAACTGATTGTGGAGAATGATCTTCCATCCAAGCTTCAGAATTTAATCGAGGAACGTAGAGATGGGCAAAGTTCTGGAGGACAAGTTTTAGTGAAACAGATGGCTACTTCTCTGCTTAAAGCACTTCATATCAATACTGTTTTGTAA
- the LOC113778012 gene encoding MAP3K epsilon protein kinase 1-like isoform X1, whose amino-acid sequence MSRQSTTPAFHKSKTLDNKYMLGDEIGKGAYGRVYKGLDLENGDFVAIKQVSLENIAQEDLNIIMQEIDLLKNLNHKNIVKYLGSLKTKTHLHIILEYVENGSLANIIKPNKFGPFPESLVAVYISQVLEGLVYLHEQGVIHRDIKGANILTTKEGLVKLADFGVATKLTEADVNTHSVVGTPYWMAPEVIEMSGVCAASDIWSVGCTVIELLTCVPPYYDLQPMPALFRIVQDDHPPIPDSLSPAITDFLQQCFKKDARQRPDAKTLLSHPWIQNSRRALQSSLRHSGTIRNIEEDDSDNEEISNGDDQSNVEDVSAEKGSRKELLSSEAAEVCTSSDKDGSGGNLFEDRADSAEDEAVSDQVPTLAIHEKKSIGSHSSRHAAGDETAPNLSEHQPSYPAVQDKVLMNGERESSELKTKGVVSEKLEDIENSVNGRHDSFAFGVKSQDSNSRKAVKASVISSQNELSRFSDTPGDASLDDLFHPLERNLGDRSAEASTSASSSNVNQTNVDSGKNDLATKLRATIAQKMENETGQANGGDLLRLMMGVLKDDPIDMDGLGFDDKLPAENLFHLQAVEFSRLVLSLRPEEPEDDVVAACQKLTAFFHQRPEQKIVFVTQHGLLPLIELLEVPRTRVICSVLQLLNQIIKDNSDFQENACLVGLIPVVMSFAVPDRPREVHMEAAYFLQQLCQSSSLTLQMFIACRGIPILVGFLEADYAKYREMVHLAIDGMWQVFKLQRSTPRNDFCRIAARNGILLRLINTLYSLNEATRLASIASGGGFPPDGLAPRPRSGSLDPSLLQSEVSHYGVDQPDHFKLKHGTLDHILPAGTQETARASVSQSPDARFFTLDTDRPQSSNTTLEASGSSKLSDSTPLDKVVSVAAKEFPVASSREKESTDRWKNDPSCIEFDPRQPRGAGMANRTSTDRPAKMTEGAPNGIFSATATQQENVRPLLSLLDKEPPSRHFSGQLEYVRHLTGLEKHESILPLLHASNEKKSNGLEFLMAEFAGTEVPVRERDNSNLDSLPRNSYKSANKKVGQPATIDGMASTSGLASQTASGVLSGSGVLNARPGSATSSGLLCHMVSPWNADVAREYLEKVADLLLEFARADTTVKSHMCSQSLLSRLFQMFNKIEPPILVKLLKCINQLSMDPHCLEQLQRADAIKYLIPNLDLKEGPLVSQIHHEVLHALFNLCKINKRRQEQAAENGIIPHLMQFIMSDSPLKQYALPLLCDMAHASRNSREQLRAHGGLDVYLSLLEDELWSVTALDSIAVCLAHDNDSKKVEQALLKKDAVQKLVKFFENCPEQHFLHILEPFLKIITKSSRINTTLAVNGLTPLLILRLHHQDAIARLNLLKLIKAVYEHHPRPKQLIVENDLPSKLQNLIEERRDGQSSGGQVLVKQMATSLLKALHINTVL is encoded by the exons CAAGAGATTGATTTGCTTAAG AACTTGAATCACAAAAATATTGTAAAGTACTTGGGATCTTTGAAGACAAAGACTCATCTCCATATTATTCTTGA ATATGTGGAGAATGGTTCACTTGCCAACATAATCAAGCCCAATAAATTTGGACCCTTTCCAGAGTCTTTGGTTGCTGTTTACATATCTCAG GTTTTGGAAGGATTAGTGTATCTACATGAACAGGGTGTAATTCATCGGGACATCAAGGGTGCAAATATATTGACAACCAAAGAG GGTCTTGTCAAACTTGCAGACTTTGGAGTTGCAACAAAACTAACAGAGGCTGATGTTAATACACATTCAGTTGTTGGGACTCCATACTGGATGGCTCCTGAG gTCATTGAAATGTCTGGAGTTTGTGCTGCATCAGACATTTGGAGTGTTGGATGCACTGTTATTGAGCTTCTCACATGTGTACCCCCATATTATGATCTCCAGCCGATGCCTGCTCTCTTTCGAATTGTGCAG GATGACCATCCTCCTATACCAGATAGCTTATCTCCTGCTATTACAGATTTTCTGCAGCAATGCTTTAAGAAG GATGCTAGACAAAGGCCTGATGCCAAGACATTACTTTCACACCCTTGGATACAAAATTCAAGGCGTGCTTTACAATCATCGCTTCGTCATAGTGGAACAATAAG AAATATAGAGGAAGATGATTCAGATAATGAGGAAATATCAAATGGAGATGATCAGAGCAATGTTGAAGACGTTTCAGCTGAgaaa GGGTCTAGAAAGGAGTTGCTATCATCAGAAGCTGCTGAGGTTTGTACATCATCAGACAAAGATGGATCTGGTGGTAATCTTTTTGAGGACAGAGCAGATAGTGCTGAAGATGAAGCTGTATCAGATCAAGTCCCTACCTTGGCTATCCATGAAAAGAAGTCCATTGGGAGCCACTCAAGTAGACATGCTGCAGGTGATGAGACTGCTCCTAATTTGAGTGAGCATCAGCCATCCTATCCGGCTGTGCAGGACAAAGTGCTCATGAATGGTGAGCGGGAATCTTCTGAATTAAAAACAAAAGGTGTAGTGTCTGAAAAGCTTGAGGATATCGAAAATAGTGTAAATGGCAGGCATGATTCATTTGCATTTGGAGTAAAGAGCCAGGATTCTAATTCACGCAAG GCTGTCAAGGCTTCAGTAATCTCCAGTCAAAATGAGCTGAGTAGATTTAGTGACACTCCTGGAGACGCCTCCTTGGATGATTTGTTTCATCCACTTGAAAGGAATCTTGGGGATCGTTCGGCTGAAGCCTCAACATCTGCATCTTCATCAAATGTAAATCAAACTAATGTTGACTCTGGCAAGAATGATCTAGCAACAAAATTACGAGCTACCATTGCGCAAAAAATGGAGAATGAAACTGGGCAGGCAAATGGTGGTGATCTGCTTCGTCTGATGATGGGTGTTCTCAAAGACGATCCTATTGACATGGATGGTTTG GGTTTTGATGATAAGTTGCCAGCAGAAAATCTTTTTCACCTTCAG GCTGTAGAGTTCAGCAGGTTAGTGTTGTCATTGAGGCCAGAGGAACCAGAAGATGATGTTGTAGCTGCTTGTCAGAAGTTGACTGCTTTCTTTCACCAAAGGCCTGAGCAGAAAATTGTCTTTGTAACTCAGCATGGTTTACTTCCTCTGATAGAGTTACTTGAAGTTCCAAGAACTCGC GTAATATGTTCCGTGCTGCAACTTCTAAACCAGATAATCAAAGATAACAGTGACTTTCAGGAGAATGCTTGTCTTGTGGGTCTT ATCCCTGTTGTAATGAGCTTTGCTGTTCCTGATCGTCCTCGGGAAGTTCATATGGAAGCAGCTTATTTTCTGCAGCAACTGTGCCAGTCCAG CTCCTTGACATTGCAAATGTTTATTGCTTGCCGTGGGATTCCAATTCTTGTGGGCTTTCTGGAGGCGGATTATGCAAAATATAG GGAAATGGTTCATCTAGCTATTGATGGCATGTGGCAGGTATTCAAGCTTCAACGCTCAACCCCTCGAAATGATTTCTGTCGCATAGCTGCCAGAAATGGTATATTACTTAGGCTGATCAACACTCTTTATAGTTTAAATGAGGCTACTCGTCTAGCTTCTATAGCTAGTGGTGGTGGATTCCCACCAGATGGTTTGGCTCCACGGCCACGTTCTGGTTCGTTGGATCCTTCCTTGTTGCAGAGTGAGGTATCACATTATGGGGTTGATCAACCTGATCACTTTAAACTTAAGCATGGAACATTAGATCATATTTTGCCGGCTGGAACACAGGAAACAGCACGGGCTTCAGTTTCACAATCACCGGATGCCAGATTCTTTACTCTTGATACTGACAGACCGCAGTCAAGCAACACTACACTGGAAGCTTCAGGCAGTTCAAAATTGTCTGATTCAACACCTTTGGACAAAGTAGTCAGTGTGGCAGCAAAAGAATTTCCTGTTGCTAGTTCGAGAGAAAAAGAGAGTACAGATCGATGGAAAAATGATCCTTCCTGTATTGAATTTGATCCAAGGCAGCCGAGAGGTGCTGGTATGGCAAATAGAACATCCACGGATCGGCCAGCAAAAATGACTGAGGGTGCACCAAATGGAATTTTTTCAGCAACTGCTACCCAGCAAGAGAATGTTCGGCCACTTCTAAGTTTACTGGACAAGGAGCCACCATCACGTCATTTTTCTGGTCAGCTTGAGTACGTACGGCATCTGACTGGGCTGGAGAAACATGAAAGCATACTACCTCTTCTACATGCATCcaatgaaaaaaaatcaaacggGTTAGAGTTTTTGATGGCTGAATTTGCAG GTACAGAGGTTCCTGTGCGTGAAAGGGATAACAGTAACTTGGATTCATTACCCAGAAATTCATACAAATCAGCAAACAAGAAGGTTGGACAACCAGCAACTATTGATGGAATGGCTTCTACGTCAGGACTTGCATCTCAGACTGCATCTGGGGTTCTGTCTGGCTCTGGGGTTCTAAATGCTAGACCAGGGAGTGCTACATCATCAGGGTTGCTTTGTCATATGGTATCACCTTGGAATGCTGATGTTGCCAGGGAATATCTGGAAAAAGTGGCAGATCTTCTTCTTGAGTTTGCTCGGGCAGACACAACTGTGAAATCCCATATGTGCAGCCAGAGTTTGCTTAGTCGTCTCTTCCAGATGTTCAATAAAATAGAGCCCCCTATTCTTGTGAAG TTATTGAAGTGCATCAATCAGCTATCAATGGATCCACACTGCTTAGAACAACTTCAGCGAGCAGATGCAATCAAATATTTGATTCCAAATCTTGATCTCAAAGAGGGTCCTCTTGTTTCTCAAATACATCACGAG GTCCTCCATGCACTCTTCAATCTCTGTAAGATCAATAAGAGGAGACAGGAACAGGCAGCAGAAAATGGGATCATTCCACATTTGATGCAATTTATCATGTCTGATTCACCACTAAAACAATATGCCTTGCCTCTGCTTTGCGATATGGCCCATGCTTCACGTAATTCAAGAGAACAGTTACGGGCTCATGGTGGGTTGGATGTGTACTTGAGCCTGCTAGAAGATGAGCTCTGGTCTGTCACGGCATTGGATTCTATTGCTGTTTGCTTGGCTCATGATAATGACAGCAAGAAGGTCGAACAAGCTTTACTAAAAAAGGATGCTGTGCAGAAACTGGTCAAGTTTTTCGAGAACTGTCCTGAACAGCATTTTCTGCATATACTGGAGCCTTTCTTGAAAATTATAAC GAAATCTTCCCGAATAAATACAACTCTTGCTGTTAATGGCTTGACGCCGCTGCTGATTTTAAGGCTACACCACCAGGATGCTATAGCCCGGTTGAATCTGCTGAAGCTAATAAAG GCTGTATATGAGCACCACCCTAGACCAAAGCAACTGATTGTGGAGAATGATCTTCCATCCAAGCTTCAGAATTTAATCGAGGAACGTAGAGATGGGCAAAGTTCTGGAGGACAAGTTTTAGTGAAACAGATGGCTACTTCTCTGCTTAAAGCACTTCATATCAATACTGTTTTGTAA